One window of the Prochlorococcus marinus XMU1411 genome contains the following:
- a CDS encoding DUF2103 domain-containing protein — translation MGRLVLNHSTNIEGLIPILKKLALDINIKTITPAAISRARGRSSKLIIRLSVKTINGYKAIARKGKTAQEVFISTDLSKDELKKIIDIYNIK, via the coding sequence TTGGGAAGATTAGTTTTAAATCATAGTACAAATATAGAAGGTCTAATTCCGATACTCAAAAAACTAGCACTGGACATAAATATCAAGACAATAACTCCAGCCGCTATTTCAAGAGCTAGGGGAAGATCTTCTAAATTGATAATTAGATTGTCAGTGAAAACTATAAACGGATATAAAGCAATAGCAAGAAAGGGTAAAACTGCCCAAGAAGTTTTTATTTCAACAGACTTAAGTAAAGATGAATTGAAAAAAATTATAGATATTTATAATATAAAGTAA
- the petN gene encoding cytochrome b6-f complex subunit PetN, producing MIFQIGWAALAAIFTFSIAMVVWGRNGDGSIDI from the coding sequence ATGATCTTTCAAATAGGTTGGGCAGCATTGGCTGCAATTTTTACTTTTTCAATTGCCATGGTTGTTTGGGGCAGAAATGGGGACGGTTCCATTGACATATGA
- the psb29 gene encoding photosystem II biogenesis protein Psp29 encodes MSQHTLTLLRFTYKKLKEKLTVSDSKKLFHEKFPYVIPGLYKRIVDEMLVELNLLNHQNEFTQDYLFCVGLTETFKELMKGYQPEKHLDLLFESLCSSTNFEAKEINEISKKSQEEFKDKTSKDILKLLIEKSNSKLYPSRILNLGIYILISNSQDFKEKNESDKNKMNSDIFEKLSLSANKAEKDIGIYKSSISKMEQAKELIEELRIKDKKKEQK; translated from the coding sequence TTGAGTCAACATACGCTAACCTTATTAAGGTTTACATATAAAAAATTGAAAGAAAAATTGACTGTTTCAGATAGCAAAAAGTTATTTCATGAAAAATTTCCTTACGTCATTCCAGGTTTATATAAAAGAATAGTTGATGAAATGCTTGTCGAACTTAATCTCTTAAACCATCAAAATGAATTTACGCAAGACTATCTCTTTTGTGTCGGTCTCACCGAAACATTCAAAGAATTAATGAAAGGATATCAACCTGAAAAACACTTGGATCTACTTTTTGAATCTTTATGCAGTTCTACAAATTTTGAGGCGAAGGAAATTAATGAAATATCTAAAAAGTCTCAAGAAGAATTCAAGGATAAAACATCTAAAGATATTTTAAAATTATTAATTGAAAAAAGTAATTCTAAACTTTATCCTTCAAGGATTTTGAACTTAGGAATATATATATTAATTTCAAACTCCCAAGATTTCAAAGAGAAAAATGAATCAGATAAAAATAAGATGAACTCTGATATTTTTGAGAAGTTAAGCTTATCTGCTAATAAAGCAGAAAAAGATATTGGAATCTACAAAAGCAGCATATCAAAAATGGAACAAGCAAAAGAATTAATTGAAGAGCTCAGAATTAAGGATAAGAAAAAAGAACAAAAATAA